The region TTTTGTGAGACAGCAATTGCCTCACCCCTCTTAAGTGCTTTATGAAAAATTTTCCAGTTGTAGATATCTTTGTCTATCATAAAATTTATTCGTCTTTTTATAGGTATTTGAATTATTGCCCAATCTACCCAACTTACATGGTTTCCTAAAAGTAAAACTCCACCAGAACGTGGAATATTTTCAAGTCCTTTATAGTGAAAGTTATATCTTACTTTTAAAATCATCTCTACAAAAGCCCAAAAGGAAAGTACAAAATATCTTTTAAAGAGAATATAACTTAGGTATATTCCTACAATTCCCATAAGGTAAAACAGTGATACTGCATTTGTTCCAAAGTAAGCAAAAATAGTTGTTAAAACTAAAAAAGAAACCATAAAAATATTTTGTATAAAGTTGTTTCCTGCAAGGATAACGCCTAGATGTACTCTTGGTGCTTTAAGCTGAATAAGAGAGTTTAGAGGAACCATAATAAAGCCTGAAAATATTCCAAAAAAAGCAAATAAAATTGTAAGAGTAATCATTGATTCACTCGATGGAATTATAAAAACCATAATAGTCATACCCACAGCACCAATAGTAGCAACACCACTGTTTACATAATATTTTGAATAAGATGCTGCCATAATAGAACCGGCAATAATACCAAAACCAGCCATTGCCATAGCACCTTGAACATAGATGGCATTTGTAATTCCAAGCTCACCTTTTGCGTATTCTCCAAAGATGGCTAAAACAACCTGAGAGATAGACCAAAAAAGACTAAGACCTAAAATAGCTTCAAAAATTTCTTTTTTTCTTGTAACTGTTTTTAGATTTTTATGTAAGTACTCACCCTTAATATATCTTTTAAATATAAACTTCTTTTGACTTGCTTCTATCATTTTATTTGGTAGTTTTGAGGCTAAAAACCACTCTATTGTAGAGCCTAATACTAATAACCATCCAATAGGAGCTATAACACTAAGGACATCCTCTTTAGTTGTAAAGTTATCTGCTAATGAGACTTCAAACAATACTGTATAAAAAATAATACCGCTAAGAATTGCCACCGTAGTGACAGCTTGAACTGCACCATTACCAAAACTAATAAACTTCACCCCAACCAACTCTTTTATGTACCCGTACTTTGCAGGACCATAAATAGCACTTTGAAGAGCAAGCATAAATGTCATAAAAAATGCTGTAAAAAACCAACCTTGATAGTATGAAAAGGTAATAAGAAGCGTTAAAACAACTGCTAATGCAGATGCATATTTCATAATCAGATTTTTAGCAAATCTATCTGCCAAAAAACCAGAGGGTGAAAAAACCAAAATAAAAGGCAGAAGAATTAAAGCATTTACAATAGCTGTTAAAACAATCTGCATCTCTCCATCATAAACTTTAAAGATGGTGTTTTGAATGATGATTTTATGTCCTAAATCTGTAAAAGCATTTAAAAAGACTACTATTAGGTAGTTTACTACTCCTACAATTTTGAACATTTCTTTCATCTAGTTCTCTTCTTCACTCATTAAAGTTGTACTCCAACCCTCGTAGTAACCATTGTCTTTTTTTATTTTAGCAAAAAGCTCATCTACAACTTTTTTAACTTCTAGCTCTGTTACAGCATGGTTTTTAACAAGTGCTACACCATGGTCAAATTCTTCAGAGCTGATTTCATCTTTAAAACTAAAACCTTCAATTTCAAGAGTATTTAAAAATCTATTTTTTTGTGTAGGTGTTTCAAAAGAGACATAGTGTTCAACGTCTCTCTCTAGTGTAAGGTCTTCTTCCTCTTCTTCAAGCAAAAAGATTATCTTTGCACTTTGAATATGACAAAACTCTAACTCACTTGGAAAAAGTTGAGTTTCATAAAATCCCCATTTAGTATCTCTTACAACATTACTTTCATAAATATAGTTTGAAGGAGTTAATATTTTACTAGCTATTGCATCAAGTTTTTTAGAATCGTATGCATAGAAATAAAACTCATTCCATCCATCAACAACTCTACTTCCAACGTACACAGCTCTATCTTGATGCTCTAGTGCGATTATAAGAGCTTCTTTAGTCTCTAAGAATTCTTCATAGCCATCTTGACTTTCATCTAAACTATCGTATTTTATAAATATACTAAAAAGCCAAGGGTTCATCTCTTTAGCATCTGTTGCTTCGATATTTACTTCAATAATAACTTCGCCGTTATCTTCTGCTCTACTAAATATTTCTCTCATATACTCTCTATATTTTTTTATTTATTATAGCTGATTTGTTATGAATATAAATATAAGAGTGGAGGGTTAAAGGAGGAAAATCCAAACCTTTTTGAATTAGGTTTGGATAAAAAAATTTATTTATATATTTACAATCTCATTTACTTCTAATCCAAAACCGCCTAGACCTACAAAGTCCGTATTTTTCATAGAAGTTAAAAGATTCATTTTAGAGATTCCAAGAGATTTTAGTATCTGAGCACCAGTTCCTATCTCTTTCATAGCAGCGTTATCTTGGTGGTTTGTTTTGTTTATAAAAACTAAAACACCACTGTTTTGTTTTAGATATTCTATGGAGTTTACAAGGTTATTATATTTTTTCTGATTTAAAAGAAGTTCGATATCAGGTATAACATTGTGAACTCTTACATTTGAGATTTCACCTGCTTTGTAAAAAACTATGGCAGTATGTTCTACTTTGTCGTGATCAACAAAAGTATGCTGTTTAACTTTTACGCCAAAAAAGTCTATCTCTTCAACTTTAGTCTCTTTAACAAGTCTCTCATTTGCCAAACGATACTCAACGATATCTGAGATGAAAACAGTTTTAAGATTATGTTTTTCTCCAAAAATATCCAAGTCATCACGTCTAGCCATAGTTCCATCTTCTTTTATAATCTCACAAATAACAGAAGATTCGCTAAGACCTGCTAAACGACATAAATCTACTGAACCCTCAGTATGACCAGTTCTTACAAGTGTACCGCCATCTTTAGCTATAAGTGGAAAAATATGACCAGGTTTAACTAATTCATCTGCATGAGAAATAGGGTTTGCAAGGATTTTAATAGTATCATCTCTCTCGCCTGCTGAAATACCCGTTAGTGCATTTTTAGCATCAACAGAGACTGTAAATGCCGTCTCATAAGAAGATGTATTTGAGCTTATCATTGGATTTAGCTCAAGTCTAGTAGCTATGGAGTTGCTAAGAGCAACACAGATAAGTCCTCTTGCATGTGTTGCCATAAAGTTGACATGTTGTGGGGTCGAAAAAGCTGATGCATAGACTAAATCACCTTCGTTTTCTCTATCTTCATCATCACACATGATGACCATCTTGCCTTTTTTAATCTCATCAATCGCTTCTAATACTCTTTGTGTAGGTGTCATTTATTCTCTTTGTATATTTTTATTAAATGGATTATACACTTAATAGTGTTAAATCATCTTCAATTTTTAAAATAACTGTTCTATCTTGCACTAAAGCATATTCTCTAAAGCCATCAGAAACATCAGGTAAAGTCTCTTCCCACTCACTTTCTTTGATTGTTATAGAATCACTCTCATCACCTATAATACTTAGCATACTATTTAACTCTTCCTCAGCATTATCATTAAATATGCTATCTGCGTCTATTATGATGTTATCTTCTAATGAGTTTGTAAAATCAAGAAGAGTTATATCTTCTTCTATTAGTGAAAACAGTTCATAACTCTCTATCGATTGAGCTGAAACATCCAACATATGTTCCTCAACTGAGAGGTCTGAAATACTAGAAACTACCTCATAGTTTTCCTCATCAAGTTTATAAATAGCATCATCACTTGGCATCTCAAGTGCTATATTTACACTATCTAGACCTTGAGAGAGTAAATCATCTTCAACATAAAGAGTAAAGTTTACTGAAGTCTCTCCTTGAGGTATAGTTATATCCGTTATAATGTTATTAACACTTACAGGAACAACTAACTCTTCATCAGATTCTTGGTTTAATGAAACTGAGTAAGTAAGTGCTGTTGGGATATCATGAACAATCATATCTCCCATATTGTTCATAGAAAGAACAAATGAACTTCCCACTTCTGCTCCTACTGCAATATATCTTAAATCACTAAGACCATTTAGTGTAACTGTTGCAGGAGCTCTAGAGTTATCTACGCTAAAGTTACTGCTGTTTAACTCTATTCTATTTTGATTAGAGTCATATGCGTAAACCGTTGTGTAGTTTGTAAGTCCTATGTCAAAAGAAGCATCTGATACAGAGTTTTCAAACTCTACAACTAAGGTATCTCCACCGCTAAATCCAAAATCATGTTCATGAAGTTCTGCTCTCTCTCCTATGATAGAACCATCAGCACTAAATGCCCATGGAGTAGCAGAATCAAATGAGGAGATGCTAAAGAGTTCATTCTCTTGGCTATCAGTAACATTCATAATTCCCTCTTGCATCTCTATGTCAAATAGAGCAACAGATACTTCAAGGTTTATTATCGCGTTTTTGGCATCTACAAGCTTTTGTACAATCTCATCAAAGGCTTCATTAGTAGACATTTCTTCTATCATAGCGATAAGATTATCTTGAGTAGCCATCATGTTTTGAAGTTGAATATCTTTACTAGCGTCTACCTTCTCCATCATCTCAGAAACACGTCCTGCCATCTCCATAATATCATCAGACAGACTAACCATCGCAGACATATACTCTGGAGTGAAACTAAGTGCTAGGTTTGCAGTATCGTTAAGTGAGTCCATCATAGAGCTTATTGACTCCATATTTGCATCCATACCATTTAGAAGTGTGTTTATGCTATCCATCATAGGTTCACTTATTGCCATCATAGCAGTGCCCATATCGCTCATAAAGCTCTGCATCATGTTCTCCATAATAGTTGCAAAGTCTTCGCCATCACCTGTAACACTACTCATAAAAGTTTGCACCATTGAACCCATCATATCGCCCATAGCCATTGTAGGAGCAGTATCATCACCTGTAACACCCACAAAAAATGACTTCATCATCGAACCCATTTGGTAAGCCATATCATCAATAGTGTCATTTTCACCAGGAGTTATCTCAGCCATCATAGACATCATCATCGAGCCCATCATATCTGCCATTGTAGCTAGAGGAGAGCCATCAGCCATAAACGTATCCATCATAACACTCATCATGTTTTCTAGTGTGTTTACTTCAACCCCACCCATGCTAAAGTTCATCTCTACTAGCATCTCTTCAGCCATATTCATCATAGATGTCATCATGTCGTTTATCATCATGGTGTCCATCATCTCATTCATCATCATCATGAAAGTATCAACTTCAAGACCCATACCATTGGCAAAACTATCCATCATGCTCATAAACTCTTCACTTACAAGCTCATCTATAGGTATATTCATGTTTTGACCCATCATCATCTTCATCATTGAGCTCATCATCTCAGTCATATCAAACTCAGATGCTTCCATGCTCTCAAGTGAGACGATAGGTAGTTGTTCCGTTGCAACATCAGTAAACGCAACTGCTGTACTCTCTACCACACCATCCATAGCACTTGTAAGAGAGTTAAAGTTTGCCATCATCTCCTCAAATGCTTCATCACCCATAGATGCACGTAAAAAGTCTGCTTCTGCTGTGATGCTATCCATAACTTCTAGTGTGTTTATTTGAGTGGTTAAAAATGTATCACTCAAAATAACCTGAGTATCTACAATCTTATCTGCCATGTCGTTTATTCTATCAGCCATAAGCCCTATATCATCAGAAAGGCGAAGCATGGTATCAAGATAGAGTGGAGATTGTTCTATCAATGCTTGGAGAGTTCCATTTGCACTATCAAACATTGCAGCCATCAAGTCCATGTTGCCATTGATGCCCTTTACAACTGTGTTCATAAGCTCAGTTGTAGGGTCTATCATAGTTAACATACTTGAAGTCATATCCTCAGACAAACTATGCATCATATCGTTCATAACATTTGTAAACTCTGTCATTGGCGTTTCATCGTTTGCAGTCATAGAACTCATAAATGAGCCCATCATGCTCCCCATCATCTCACCCATTGCTGCACTTGGCTCTTCACTTGAACCAGTCACACCAATCATAAACTCACGCATCATCTCACCCATATTTTGAGCAAATACCTCTGGAGTCTCATCGCCACTTATCTCAGTCATACCCTCCATAAAAGACATCATCATAGAACCCATAGTTTGACCCATCATATCAAACATAGAATCACTCTCTTGCATCTGTTCTTGGAAATTACTCATTGTATCTTGCTCAATTCTATATTCAATACCACCCATTGAGCTTTCTATTTTTCCAAGATTACTCATCATAGTTGCAAAGCTATCGCCTAAAAGTGCTTCATACTCAGGTGCATTAGCTTCAAGCATCGCCATTAGTTCAAGAACATTTGCCTGAGTTAGTTCATAGTTCGTACTTTGAAGTTCAATGGTATCTACTATTTTATCTGCCATATCATCTATGCGATCAGCCATAAGACCGATATCATCACTTAGCCTAAGAATAGTCTCCATATATGCAGGACTTTGCTCTATCATCGCTTGCATCGTACCATTGGCAGTATCAAACATAGATGCTATAAACTCCATATTTGCATCTATACCTATTAAAAATGTATTCATCATATCTGCCATAGGAGTCATAACAATGGCCGCACTCTCACTCATATCTGTCATCATTGAGCCCATCATATTGCTCATAGAATTAGCAAAACTCTCCATTGCATTTTCACTATCACCAGTTACAGAGACCATAAATGAGCCCATCATTGAACCCATCATATCACCCATTGCAGCAGCACTATCTTCTTCTACACCAGTAACACCAACCATAAACTGATTCATCATCTCGCCCATAGTTCTTGCAAACTCTGTTGCTGATTCTGTTCCATCAGTTCCGGTCATTCCCTCCATAAAAGAGAGCATCATAGAACCCATAGTATGAACCATTGCGTCCATTGGTGTATCACCAGATGCAAATACATCATCAAAACTACCCATCATTGAACTCATCATATACGAAAATGAATCCATTGGCATTGCACTCATAGAACCACTCATCATAGACATCATAGAGTCACTCATATCCATCATAGAAGATGTCATACCACTACTCATCATAGAGTCCATCATGCCAGACATCATGACGCTAAACTCATCCATAGGCATATCTTCACCCATTCCACCCATGAAATTTTCCATCATATCCATAAACGGAGCAATCATATCTGGGTTCATAGAATCAGTAGAAGTCATACCTGAACCCATAAACATTCCCATCATAGACTCCATCATAGAGCTCATATCCATCACAGATGCATCTCCACCAGAAAGTGAAAACATAGGAAGAGAGTTCATGCTCATACCGCTGTTTTGAATCATAGAAGTAGCATTTATAAGCTCTGCTAGGTTCATATTCTCAGCATTTGGGATTGTATAACCCACAAGAAGTTGTGAGCCATTGAGCATCTCACTTATATCCATAGAGCCATCTTCTAGTTCCAAATCAGCCTCATCTACTTTAACAAGTGAGCCATCTTCCATCTGCATATAAAGCGCAGATGCAAAGATATCATCAACTGATACATCAGCTTTAGAAGATAAATTATCCATAGAATCTTTAGCAGAGAAAAGATTGTCCATCATAGCATTAAAACTATCTGCACCCAACTCCTCTACAAAACGTGCCTCATCAGCCATTAGCATCTCTATTAGTTTTAGAGTATTGTCTTGAGTAGCAAGAAAGTTTTCACTTTGAATAACTTGAGTCTCCATAATTCTATCAGCCATCTCATTGATTCTATCAGCCATCTCACCAATATCATCAGATAGAGCAAGAATAGTTGTCATATACTCAGGACTTTGCTCGATTAAAGAGAGTGCTGTGTCATTAGCAGTGTTAAACATAGACTCTATAAAAACCATATTTCCATCCATGCCATTTATGAAAGTGTTAAGCATACTATCCATCGGTGTCATAACCGTAGCAACGCTTGTTGCCATGTCATTCATAAACGTACCCATCATGTTGCTCATAGTAGTTGTAAAGCTATCTAGTGGAGCGTCATGGTCACCTGTCATTCCTGCCATCATTCCAGACATCATAGAACCCATCATAGAACCCATCTCAGATGCTGGGTCTTCATTCCCTCCAGTTACTCCTACCATGAACTGATTTATCATCTCTCCCATAGTAAGAGCAAACTCTTGCGGTGGAGCTTCGCTGTCGTTTCCTGTCATACCATTCATAAACTCATACATCATAGAGCCCATAGTGTTTGCCATGTTGTCCATTGGATTACCATCAAGTAAAATCTCTTTAGTAAAGGTATCCATCAAAGTTCCTGCCATAGAACCAAAAGAATCAATAGGCATTGCACTCATAGATGTGCTCATCATATCCATCATAGATGCACTCATTCCAGCCATGCTATCCATCATATCTGAGTTGTTCATCATGCCCATCATAGTTTCCATCATGCCCGACATCATAGGCATCATAGAATCCATGTTCATACCGCCCATAAAACTACCCATCATATCCATAAATGGGTCCATCATGTTTTGCATCGAGTCCATATCCATAGCGCTTGAAGAGTCAGCATCTGAGAGCTGTGAACCCAAGAACATTCCCATCATAGTGTTCATCATAGAACTCATCTCATTGATAGATATCATACTTCCATCATCGGTTGGAATCATAGGAAGGTCTTGGAGGCTTAAAGTACCGCCATCTATCAATGTTGTAAGCTCAAGCAAAGAGCCTATATTCATAATCTCTGCATTTGGAATTGTGTAACCTACAAGCATAGTGTTACCACTTAGCATCTGTGAGATATCTACACTGCTTCCATCTTCATTTAGTAAATCACTCTCCAATACTTGAGAAATCTCACCGCTCATATCTTGAACAAAAAGATTAGATGGGAAGACTTCACCCATAGACGTAAAAGAACCTAAGATATCCGCAGAACCTTGAAGATTTTCCATCATAGATGCAAAACCATCAGCACCCATCATCTCACTAAGCATAGATTCTTGTGAAGTAAGCATCTCTATTAGTTCAAGTGCATTATCTTGAGTCGCTAAGAAGTTAGAACTTTGTATAACTTGAGTATCTACGATATTATCAGCCATATCTCCGATTCTATCAGCCATAAGACCTATATCATCAGAAAGACGAAGAATAGTTTCCATGTAAAGTGGACTTTGCTCTATCATCAGACCTGCTGTATCATTAGCCTGCTCAAACATAGATGCAATGATTGCCATATTAGCATCCATTCCACTCATCATAGTGTTCATCATATCTGTCATTGGGTCCATAACAGTTACCATGGAGTTAGACATATTTGTCATAAAGCTACCCATCATATCACTCATAGAAGTTGTAAAACTCTCTAGTGGAGCATCTGAGTTTCCTGTCATACCTGCCATCATTGAGCCCATCATGCTACCCATCATATCGCCCATCGCCTGAGCTGGGTCTTCATTACCGCCAGTTAAACCAACCATAAATTGGTTTATCATCTCACCCATTGTAAGAGCGAACTCTTGAGCTGGTTGCTCGCTCTCATTTCCAGTCATACCGTTCATAAACTCATACATCATTGAGCCCATAGTATTTGCCATGTTCTCAAAAGGGTCTTCGCTAGATGTAAATTCCTCTGTAAAAGTATCCATCATTACACCCATCATCTCACCAAAGGCTTCTATTGGCATCGCACTCATAGATGTAGACATCATCTCCATCATGGTATCCATCATTCCTGCCATGGAGTCCATCATGCCAGAACTCATCATAGATTCCATCATGCCTTGCATCATAGTATTGAACTCTTCCATAGGCATATCCATGTTGGACATAAATGAGTTCATCATATTCATAAATGGTTCCATCATCTCAGGATTCATCATATCTGTTGGCATCAGAGCTTGCATTGCAGATGGATCCATCATAGCATCCATAGAGATTGTATCTCCAGATGCATTTTGAGCACCAAGGAACATTCCCATCATTGAGTTCATCATTGCACTCATATCTGCGATAGAGCTATCATTTCCACTTTCACCAAGACTAAACATTGGTAGGTTTTCCATCGAAAAACCATCTTCTATAATAGAAGTGTAGTTCATCATATCGCCAAGAGTCATATTTGGAGTATTTTGAATTGTGTATCCAACTAAAAGCTCAGAGCCATTTAAAAACTCTTCAATACTTACTGAATTTTGCATAGCATCCATCAACTCAGCTTCACTAATCTGACTCATAACACCATCTGCATCTACAACATAAAGCATACTAGCCATATCTTGCAACATACTTTGAGGTTCTTGCATAAGTGTACCCAACATATCCGCAGAACCTTGAAGATTTTCCATCATAGATGCGAAAGATTCAGCT is a window of uncultured Sulfurimonas sp. DNA encoding:
- a CDS encoding bifunctional 3,4-dihydroxy-2-butanone 4-phosphate synthase/GTP cyclohydrolase II, translating into MTPTQRVLEAIDEIKKGKMVIMCDDEDRENEGDLVYASAFSTPQHVNFMATHARGLICVALSNSIATRLELNPMISSNTSSYETAFTVSVDAKNALTGISAGERDDTIKILANPISHADELVKPGHIFPLIAKDGGTLVRTGHTEGSVDLCRLAGLSESSVICEIIKEDGTMARRDDLDIFGEKHNLKTVFISDIVEYRLANERLVKETKVEEIDFFGVKVKQHTFVDHDKVEHTAIVFYKAGEISNVRVHNVIPDIELLLNQKKYNNLVNSIEYLKQNSGVLVFINKTNHQDNAAMKEIGTGAQILKSLGISKMNLLTSMKNTDFVGLGGFGLEVNEIVNI
- a CDS encoding DUF695 domain-containing protein — translated: MREIFSRAEDNGEVIIEVNIEATDAKEMNPWLFSIFIKYDSLDESQDGYEEFLETKEALIIALEHQDRAVYVGSRVVDGWNEFYFYAYDSKKLDAIASKILTPSNYIYESNVVRDTKWGFYETQLFPSELEFCHIQSAKIIFLLEEEEEDLTLERDVEHYVSFETPTQKNRFLNTLEIEGFSFKDEISSEEFDHGVALVKNHAVTELEVKKVVDELFAKIKKDNGYYEGWSTTLMSEEEN
- a CDS encoding MFS transporter gives rise to the protein MKEMFKIVGVVNYLIVVFLNAFTDLGHKIIIQNTIFKVYDGEMQIVLTAIVNALILLPFILVFSPSGFLADRFAKNLIMKYASALAVVLTLLITFSYYQGWFFTAFFMTFMLALQSAIYGPAKYGYIKELVGVKFISFGNGAVQAVTTVAILSGIIFYTVLFEVSLADNFTTKEDVLSVIAPIGWLLVLGSTIEWFLASKLPNKMIEASQKKFIFKRYIKGEYLHKNLKTVTRKKEIFEAILGLSLFWSISQVVLAIFGEYAKGELGITNAIYVQGAMAMAGFGIIAGSIMAASYSKYYVNSGVATIGAVGMTIMVFIIPSSESMITLTILFAFFGIFSGFIMVPLNSLIQLKAPRVHLGVILAGNNFIQNIFMVSFLVLTTIFAYFGTNAVSLFYLMGIVGIYLSYILFKRYFVLSFWAFVEMILKVRYNFHYKGLENIPRSGGVLLLGNHVSWVDWAIIQIPIKRRINFMIDKDIYNWKIFHKALKRGEAIAVSQKASKDAFAEASQRLKNGKIVAIFPEGEISPDGATGKFFKGYELISSDYEGKIATFFIDGMNGSIFSKTRKINLFGRRDVTIYFSEPVCRETKTQEVREIITNLKDKHETKQT